The Microbacterium sp. SORGH_AS_0862 genome has a segment encoding these proteins:
- the galT gene encoding galactose-1-phosphate uridylyltransferase, with protein MNTPQQDVAFLGAGVVKRPIRLADGRELIYYDDPDTTLPPERSIDARELAPRPETATMRLDVLTGDWISIAANRQNRAFLPPAELDPLAPQTPSNPSEIPSRYDVAVFENKSPSFGPALAVATDDVPAAVDPPQGLADLAEYGLGRTRTSVGRTEVVCFSPEHAGSFGTQTVTRARTVIEAWADRTAALSALPGIQQVFPFENRGQEIGVTLPHPHGQIYAYPYVTPRTQRLLTALERTGDDLFDRILEMESKSERMILVGEHWSAFVPFAARWPLEVHLVPHRHVADFAETSDAERDELAPLYLRLLRGVDALYDTPTPYIAAWHQAPVHTGRAGARLHLELTSPRRAADKLKYLAGSEAAMGAWIGDVPPETAAARLREAVEGVSL; from the coding sequence GTGAACACACCTCAGCAGGATGTCGCATTCCTCGGTGCGGGCGTCGTGAAGCGCCCCATACGCCTCGCCGACGGCCGCGAACTCATCTACTACGACGACCCCGACACGACACTCCCGCCCGAGCGCAGCATCGACGCGCGCGAGCTGGCACCGCGTCCCGAGACCGCGACGATGCGCCTCGATGTGCTGACCGGCGACTGGATCTCCATCGCCGCCAACCGTCAGAACCGCGCATTCCTGCCTCCGGCCGAGCTCGACCCGCTGGCCCCGCAGACGCCCTCGAACCCCTCGGAGATCCCGTCGCGCTACGACGTGGCGGTCTTCGAGAACAAGTCGCCCTCGTTCGGTCCCGCCCTCGCGGTGGCGACCGACGACGTCCCGGCGGCCGTCGACCCGCCGCAGGGCCTCGCCGACCTGGCCGAGTACGGACTCGGCCGCACCCGCACGTCCGTGGGGCGCACGGAGGTCGTGTGCTTCAGCCCCGAGCACGCGGGCTCCTTCGGCACCCAGACTGTCACCCGCGCGCGCACCGTGATCGAGGCCTGGGCGGATCGCACGGCGGCGCTGTCGGCGCTCCCCGGCATCCAGCAGGTCTTCCCGTTCGAGAACCGCGGGCAGGAGATCGGCGTGACCCTCCCGCATCCGCACGGCCAGATCTACGCCTATCCGTACGTCACCCCGCGCACGCAGCGGCTGCTGACCGCGCTCGAGCGCACCGGCGACGACCTCTTCGACCGCATCCTCGAGATGGAGTCGAAGAGCGAACGCATGATCCTCGTCGGCGAGCACTGGAGCGCGTTCGTGCCGTTCGCCGCGCGGTGGCCCCTGGAAGTGCACCTCGTGCCCCACCGCCACGTCGCCGACTTCGCCGAGACGAGCGACGCCGAGCGCGACGAGCTGGCACCGCTGTACCTGCGGTTGCTGCGAGGGGTCGATGCGCTCTACGACACGCCGACGCCCTATATCGCGGCCTGGCACCAGGCCCCCGTTCACACCGGCCGCGCCGGCGCTCGCCTGCACCTCGAACTGACCTCGCCGCGCCGCGCGGCCGACAAGCTGAAGTACCTCGCCGGGAGCGAGGCGGCCATGGGCGCCTGGATCGGCGACGTCCCGCCCGAGACCGCCGCCGCCCGCCTGCGCGAGGCCGTAGAAGGAGTATCGCTGTGA
- a CDS encoding glycoside hydrolase family 3 C-terminal domain-containing protein: MTDVSPAELTLEEKASLTSGRDFWTTKPIVRVGVPSIMMTDGPHGLRKQSAASDHLGLAQSVPATCFPPAVGLGSSFDPELAERVGVALGAESALEDVAVILGPGVNIKRSPLCGRNFEYFSEDPIVSGVMGAGLVRGIQSRGVGASLKHFAANNQETDRLRVSSDVDPRPLREIYLRGFQRVVEDAQPWTVMCSYNRINGVYASEDPWLLTSVLRGEWGFEGLVVSDWGAVNDRVAGVMAGLDLEMPSSGGRTDAQLVAAVRDGSLDEAAVDLAAGRVLELVRKAEARAAASGTLDVDAHHALAREAAGRSIVLLKNDGGILPLGRSQRIAVIGAFAAEPRFQGAGSSLINPTRVDAALDAIREAAESEVAYAAGFTFDGRGDAEALRAEAVAAAASAERVVLFLGLPAAEESEGFDRTHIDLPAVQLALVDEIVKANRNVVVVLSNGGVVALPFAERVPAILEGWLLGQAGGSATADVLFGDVNPSAKLTETIPLRLEDTPSYGSFPGEFGHVRYGEGLLVGYRGFDAAAKDVAFPFGHGLSYTSFAYGDAAAEITEAGDVRVRVDVTNTGDVAGREIVQVYSSLPASAVQRAPRELKSFLSVALDAGETRTAELIVRLSDLAYWDIRVEGWVVEPGEYVFEVAASSRDIRSSVALELAGDEVRPRLSRESSIGELLDNPATAPVIGPAITAMFGDDAGMIKMMASFPIGRLAAFPNAPVSEQQVDELIAAGNA, from the coding sequence ATGACGGATGTGTCCCCCGCCGAGCTGACGCTCGAGGAGAAGGCTTCGCTCACTAGCGGCCGCGATTTCTGGACCACCAAGCCGATCGTCCGGGTCGGGGTGCCCTCGATCATGATGACCGACGGGCCCCACGGATTGCGCAAGCAGTCGGCGGCGAGCGACCATCTCGGTCTCGCGCAGAGCGTTCCCGCCACGTGCTTCCCGCCCGCCGTGGGCCTGGGCTCGTCGTTCGACCCGGAGCTCGCGGAGCGGGTGGGCGTCGCCCTGGGGGCGGAGTCCGCGCTCGAGGACGTCGCCGTGATCCTCGGCCCCGGCGTCAACATCAAGCGTTCGCCGCTGTGTGGCCGCAACTTCGAGTACTTCTCCGAGGATCCGATCGTGTCGGGCGTCATGGGAGCCGGCCTCGTGCGCGGCATCCAGTCGCGTGGCGTCGGAGCCTCGCTCAAGCACTTCGCCGCGAACAACCAGGAGACCGACCGGCTCCGCGTCTCGAGCGACGTCGATCCCCGGCCGCTACGCGAGATCTACCTGCGCGGCTTCCAGCGCGTCGTGGAAGACGCGCAGCCGTGGACGGTCATGTGCTCGTACAACCGCATCAACGGCGTCTACGCCTCCGAGGATCCCTGGCTGCTCACCTCCGTGCTCCGCGGCGAGTGGGGCTTCGAAGGGCTCGTCGTCTCAGACTGGGGCGCAGTCAACGACCGCGTCGCCGGCGTCATGGCGGGGCTCGACCTCGAGATGCCCTCGAGCGGCGGACGCACCGACGCGCAGCTCGTCGCCGCCGTGAGAGACGGCTCGCTGGACGAGGCCGCCGTGGATCTCGCCGCCGGCCGCGTGCTCGAGCTCGTACGTAAGGCCGAAGCGCGGGCCGCCGCATCCGGGACGCTGGACGTCGACGCACACCACGCACTCGCCCGCGAGGCGGCCGGTCGCTCGATCGTGCTGTTGAAGAACGACGGGGGCATCCTCCCGCTCGGTCGCTCGCAACGCATCGCCGTCATCGGTGCATTCGCCGCCGAGCCGCGCTTCCAGGGCGCGGGGTCCTCGCTCATCAACCCGACGCGGGTGGATGCGGCCCTCGACGCGATCCGCGAGGCAGCTGAGAGCGAGGTCGCGTACGCAGCGGGCTTCACCTTCGACGGCAGAGGGGATGCGGAGGCGCTGCGCGCCGAAGCGGTGGCCGCCGCCGCATCCGCCGAACGCGTCGTGCTGTTCCTGGGCCTTCCGGCAGCGGAAGAGTCCGAGGGGTTCGACCGCACGCACATCGATCTGCCCGCCGTGCAGCTCGCTCTCGTCGACGAGATCGTGAAGGCCAACCGGAACGTGGTCGTCGTGCTCTCCAACGGCGGCGTCGTCGCACTGCCCTTCGCCGAGCGGGTGCCGGCGATCCTCGAGGGGTGGCTGCTCGGCCAGGCCGGGGGCTCTGCTACGGCGGACGTGCTCTTCGGCGACGTCAACCCGTCGGCAAAGCTCACCGAGACGATTCCGCTGCGGCTGGAGGACACCCCCTCCTACGGCAGCTTCCCGGGGGAGTTCGGCCACGTCCGCTACGGCGAGGGCCTCCTCGTCGGCTATCGCGGCTTCGACGCGGCCGCGAAGGACGTCGCCTTCCCGTTCGGACACGGCCTCTCCTACACGAGCTTCGCCTACGGGGATGCCGCCGCCGAGATCACCGAGGCGGGCGACGTGCGCGTACGGGTCGACGTCACCAACACCGGGGACGTCGCCGGGCGCGAGATCGTGCAGGTGTACTCCTCGCTGCCCGCTTCCGCCGTGCAGCGGGCGCCCCGGGAGCTGAAGTCGTTCCTGTCGGTCGCGCTGGATGCGGGCGAGACCCGCACGGCCGAGCTGATCGTCCGCCTTAGCGACCTCGCCTACTGGGACATCCGCGTCGAGGGCTGGGTCGTGGAGCCGGGCGAGTACGTCTTCGAGGTCGCAGCGTCGAGTCGCGACATCCGCTCGTCCGTCGCGCTCGAGCTGGCAGGCGACGAGGTGCGTCCGCGGCTGTCGCGCGAGTCGTCGATCGGCGAGCTGCTGGACAATCCGGCAACGGCTCCTGTCATCGGCCCGGCGATCACCGCGATGTTCGGTGACGACGCGGGGATGATCAAGATGATGGCGTCGTTCCCGATCGGCCGCCTCGCCGCCTTCCCGAACGCGCCCGTGAGCGAGCAGCAGGTCGACGAGCTGATCGCTGCCGGCAACGCCTGA
- a CDS encoding alpha-galactosidase, which produces MHRDDDTTAYLRAAGVSLLIELTDPVPRILHWGADLGDATDLGAGMRLTGVPAVLNNALDATRTLTIWPTERDGWSGSPAQAGHAAGAATTPRPRLVDAHVSHDEAGGGRIRILMRDEVTSLDSEATYTLDRFGVLSVALSLTRPAEGGADAPYDLEALRALMPVPARASEVLDFSGKWVRERSPQRGALRDGSHVRRARRGKPGHDSPFLLTLGTPGFGFGHGELWSAHLAFSGDAEYLAERLPESAGALRSVIGVGELLRAGEIRLTPGERYDAPLAIFTWSDAGLDGLSDRLHRRLRARATHPSSPRPLTLNTWEAVYFDHDLTRLSALVERASAVGVERLVLDDGWFRHRRSDRAGLGDWYVDEDVWPEGLEPLVTQVRAAGMQFGLWFEPEMISPDSDLAREHPEWILAPAEGLGGTSRHQQVLDIARPEAWTYLLERISALVAAYDIDYLKWDHNRDLLEAVAHRGDGDRPAVHRQTRALYRLLDELRRRHPGLEIETCSAGGGRVDLGILERTDRVWASDCNDPVERSQIERWTRLIVPPELIGSHLGDVEAHTTSRVTDLSFRFVTALTAHAGIEADLTRQDDAQLAATRAWADLYRELRPLVHSGRVVNADLVDDATQLTGIIAQDGSRALFTWARLASSADGQVGRIPFPGLDAKARYGVRIRTEIGQAKRRDVTPPEWISRALEEEVVLPGAVLATAGVPLPTLDPQQAMLFDVRRLD; this is translated from the coding sequence ATGCACCGCGACGACGACACGACGGCGTACCTGCGCGCCGCGGGTGTGAGCCTGCTGATCGAGCTCACCGACCCGGTTCCCCGCATCCTGCACTGGGGAGCGGATCTCGGCGACGCCACCGATCTCGGCGCGGGCATGCGTCTCACGGGTGTTCCCGCCGTGCTGAACAACGCGCTGGATGCGACACGCACGCTCACGATCTGGCCGACCGAGCGCGACGGCTGGTCGGGGAGCCCCGCGCAGGCGGGCCATGCAGCCGGCGCCGCCACGACACCCCGGCCCCGCCTCGTGGATGCGCACGTGTCGCACGACGAGGCGGGCGGCGGCCGGATCCGCATCCTGATGCGCGATGAGGTGACCAGCCTGGACAGCGAGGCGACATACACCCTCGACCGCTTCGGTGTGCTGAGCGTCGCGCTCTCCCTCACGCGCCCGGCCGAGGGCGGCGCGGACGCACCTTACGACCTGGAGGCGCTGCGCGCCCTCATGCCCGTGCCTGCCCGCGCGAGCGAAGTGCTCGACTTCTCCGGCAAATGGGTACGCGAACGCTCGCCCCAGCGCGGGGCCCTGCGCGACGGCAGCCACGTGCGGCGCGCCCGGCGCGGCAAGCCCGGGCACGACTCACCGTTCCTGCTCACGCTGGGAACGCCGGGCTTCGGCTTCGGGCACGGTGAGCTCTGGAGCGCGCACCTCGCCTTCTCGGGCGACGCCGAGTACCTCGCCGAGAGGCTGCCCGAGAGCGCGGGGGCGCTGCGTTCGGTCATCGGCGTCGGCGAACTGCTCCGAGCCGGCGAGATCCGCCTCACCCCCGGCGAACGCTACGACGCGCCGCTCGCGATCTTCACCTGGTCGGATGCGGGTCTCGACGGCCTCTCGGATCGCCTGCACCGGCGTCTGCGCGCGCGGGCGACGCATCCCTCCTCGCCGCGCCCACTGACGCTCAACACCTGGGAAGCGGTCTACTTCGACCACGACCTGACGCGCCTGTCGGCGCTCGTCGAGCGCGCCTCGGCAGTCGGCGTGGAACGCCTCGTGCTGGACGACGGCTGGTTCCGCCACCGCCGATCCGACCGCGCCGGTCTCGGCGACTGGTACGTCGACGAGGACGTCTGGCCCGAGGGGCTCGAACCCCTCGTGACGCAGGTGCGCGCCGCGGGCATGCAGTTCGGCCTCTGGTTCGAACCGGAGATGATCAGTCCCGACTCCGACCTGGCTCGCGAGCATCCGGAGTGGATCCTCGCGCCTGCCGAAGGGCTCGGCGGCACGTCACGGCACCAGCAGGTGCTCGACATCGCCCGCCCCGAGGCGTGGACATACCTCTTGGAGCGCATCAGCGCGCTGGTCGCGGCGTATGACATCGACTACCTCAAGTGGGATCACAACCGCGATCTGCTCGAGGCCGTCGCACACCGCGGCGACGGCGACCGACCCGCGGTCCACAGGCAGACCCGCGCGCTGTACCGATTGCTCGACGAGCTGCGACGCCGGCATCCCGGTCTCGAGATCGAGACGTGTTCCGCGGGCGGCGGGCGTGTGGATCTCGGCATCCTGGAGCGCACCGACCGCGTGTGGGCCTCCGACTGCAACGATCCCGTCGAGCGCTCGCAGATCGAACGCTGGACCCGGCTGATCGTGCCGCCCGAGCTGATCGGCTCCCACCTGGGCGATGTCGAGGCGCACACGACCTCCCGCGTCACCGACCTGTCGTTCCGCTTCGTCACGGCGCTCACCGCGCACGCGGGCATCGAGGCGGACCTCACGCGCCAGGACGACGCGCAGCTGGCGGCGACCCGCGCCTGGGCCGACCTCTACAGGGAACTGCGCCCTCTGGTGCACAGCGGCCGCGTCGTCAATGCGGACCTCGTCGACGACGCGACGCAGCTCACGGGAATCATCGCGCAGGACGGGTCGCGCGCGCTCTTCACCTGGGCACGGCTGGCGAGCTCCGCCGACGGCCAGGTAGGCCGCATCCCGTTCCCCGGACTCGATGCGAAGGCGCGTTACGGCGTCCGCATCCGCACCGAGATCGGGCAGGCGAAGCGCCGCGACGTCACACCCCCGGAGTGGATCAGCCGTGCCCTGGAGGAAGAGGTCGTGCTGCCCGGGGCCGTGCTGGCGACAGCGGGCGTCCCGCTGCCGACGCTCGACCCGCAGCAGGCGATGCTCTTCGACGTGCGACGCCTCGACTGA
- a CDS encoding LacI family DNA-binding transcriptional regulator, with the protein MVRVSMADVAAHAGVSAQTVSRVVNQSPRVDPATRARVEAAMSVLGYRMHRAARALRTGQTRTIGLVVSTLASVGNSRMLQAIAEAAAERDYALAIVTVAGTRDIAEAFSQLRDQGVDGAVVLNEATRLARGAEPPAGLRLVVVDSPPDDRFTIVQTDHAGGARLATRHLLDAGHRTVHHLAGPVTSFAASERERGWREELAAAGIDAPEPERGDWTSRSGYERGAAFAAASAVFVANDQMALGLLRALADAGRRVPEDVAVVGFDDIVDAAEYRPPLTTVRQDFDVLGARAVEVLVRMIETDEPASAQAIGATLVVRDSA; encoded by the coding sequence ATGGTTCGAGTATCGATGGCGGATGTCGCCGCGCACGCGGGCGTGTCCGCTCAGACCGTGTCCCGGGTGGTGAATCAGAGCCCGCGCGTCGACCCGGCCACCCGCGCCAGGGTTGAGGCGGCCATGAGCGTGCTGGGCTATCGGATGCATCGCGCGGCACGCGCCCTCCGCACGGGGCAGACCCGCACGATCGGCCTCGTCGTCTCCACTCTCGCCTCCGTCGGCAACTCGCGGATGCTGCAGGCGATCGCGGAGGCCGCCGCCGAACGCGACTATGCGCTCGCGATCGTCACGGTCGCCGGCACCCGCGACATCGCCGAGGCCTTCTCGCAGCTGCGCGACCAGGGTGTCGACGGTGCCGTCGTCCTCAACGAGGCGACGCGACTCGCCCGCGGCGCCGAGCCGCCCGCGGGGCTCCGCCTCGTCGTGGTCGACTCGCCGCCCGACGACCGCTTCACGATCGTGCAGACCGACCACGCGGGCGGTGCGCGGCTCGCGACCCGACATCTGCTGGACGCCGGCCACCGCACGGTGCATCACCTCGCGGGCCCGGTGACCTCGTTCGCGGCGTCGGAGCGCGAGCGCGGGTGGCGCGAGGAGCTCGCGGCGGCGGGCATCGACGCGCCCGAGCCGGAGCGCGGCGACTGGACCTCCCGATCCGGGTACGAGCGCGGCGCCGCCTTCGCGGCCGCATCCGCCGTCTTCGTCGCGAACGACCAGATGGCCCTCGGGCTGCTGCGTGCCCTGGCCGACGCCGGTCGACGTGTGCCCGAGGACGTCGCCGTCGTCGGCTTCGACGACATCGTGGACGCCGCCGAGTACCGCCCGCCGTTGACCACCGTACGGCAGGACTTCGACGTGCTGGGCGCCCGCGCCGTCGAGGTGCTCGTGCGCATGATCGAGACGGACGAGCCCGCATCCGCGCAGGCGATCGGCGCGACCCTCGTCGTCCGCGACAGCGCCTGA
- a CDS encoding TetR/AcrR family transcriptional regulator, which translates to MTQRGSYAKGVARREQILEAALAVIAREGYRAASVREIADAVGLSQAGLLHYFDSKEHLFVEILRKRDELDLRTYHPAGTEDVPAAYERMIAHNAQVPGLVHLFARMSVEASDPAHPAHAYFADRTAGFLDGLRDWFQHAVDAGRMAPDMSPATASRLVQAAWDGAQLQWLLDPSVDMAAIVRAAFHSALTGREAQLR; encoded by the coding sequence ATGACGCAACGGGGGTCCTATGCGAAGGGCGTCGCCCGGCGCGAGCAAATCCTCGAGGCGGCGCTGGCCGTGATCGCCCGCGAGGGCTACCGCGCCGCATCCGTGCGCGAGATCGCGGACGCCGTCGGACTCAGCCAGGCGGGTCTGCTGCACTACTTCGACAGCAAGGAGCACCTGTTCGTCGAGATCCTCCGCAAGCGCGACGAGCTCGACCTGCGTACCTACCATCCCGCAGGCACGGAGGACGTGCCTGCGGCGTACGAGCGGATGATCGCGCACAACGCCCAGGTCCCCGGGCTCGTGCACCTGTTCGCGCGGATGTCGGTGGAGGCGAGCGATCCCGCGCATCCGGCGCACGCGTACTTCGCCGACCGCACCGCCGGATTCCTCGACGGCCTGCGCGACTGGTTCCAGCACGCGGTCGATGCCGGGCGGATGGCACCCGACATGTCGCCCGCCACCGCCAGCAGGCTCGTGCAGGCCGCGTGGGACGGCGCGCAGCTCCAGTGGCTGCTGGACCCCTCGGTCGACATGGCCGCGATCGTCCGCGCCGCGTTCCACAGCGCTCTCACCGGACGCGAGGCGCAGCTGCGATGA
- a CDS encoding carboxylesterase/lipase family protein, translating to MTDPLVTISTGTLRGLRRPGSLAFLGIPFAAAPIGENRFAAPQPVTPWDGVRDATAYGPTPQRGDTGITLIPEPSVPGDATLNVNVFTPRETDAATACPVLVWIHGGGYISGSPASPWYDGDTFARTGIVVVTLSYRLGFDGFGAIEGAVSNRGVRDWIAALEWVQQNIAAFGGDPARVTIGGQSAGGGAVLTLLGMPSAQHLFSAAWSISGALGDVPLDEARARGARLAAAAGVSADRDGFASVPEERLHALQSTIELAPHRGRLAPLREMIAERAWGPAVDGELLHTDTPTSIASGVGADKPLLIGSTADEFTMVTDSFAHKLRLVPAWLALAALGLDRRRRRAYLRHNPGPRAKGTAAVLGRYVTDRVFGALVPRVADARRSAAQTWAYRFTWPSPTIGWACHCLDVPFWFGRLEADGVARIAGTNPPASLAERMHATAVAFIRDHRTAWTPWGEAPGTTQVFDLDSPVVADGYAGTAALL from the coding sequence ATGACCGATCCGCTCGTCACCATCTCGACCGGCACCCTCCGAGGCCTCCGCCGCCCGGGCTCCCTCGCGTTCCTCGGCATCCCCTTCGCGGCCGCTCCCATCGGCGAGAACCGCTTCGCCGCCCCTCAGCCGGTGACGCCCTGGGACGGCGTGCGCGATGCGACCGCCTACGGCCCGACCCCGCAGCGCGGCGACACCGGGATCACGCTCATCCCCGAGCCGTCGGTGCCGGGCGACGCGACGCTCAACGTGAACGTCTTCACCCCGCGGGAGACGGATGCGGCGACCGCCTGCCCCGTTCTCGTGTGGATCCACGGGGGCGGCTACATCTCCGGCTCTCCCGCGAGCCCCTGGTACGACGGCGACACGTTCGCGCGTACGGGCATCGTCGTCGTGACCCTCTCGTACCGGCTCGGCTTCGACGGGTTCGGGGCGATCGAGGGAGCCGTGAGCAACCGCGGTGTGCGGGACTGGATCGCGGCCCTCGAGTGGGTGCAGCAGAACATCGCCGCGTTCGGCGGCGACCCCGCGCGCGTGACGATCGGCGGCCAGTCCGCCGGCGGCGGGGCGGTGCTCACGCTGCTGGGCATGCCGTCGGCGCAACACCTCTTCTCGGCGGCCTGGTCGATCTCCGGCGCGCTCGGGGATGTTCCGCTCGATGAGGCCCGCGCCCGCGGAGCGCGCCTGGCGGCCGCGGCGGGCGTGAGCGCGGATCGCGACGGCTTCGCCTCGGTGCCCGAAGAGAGACTGCACGCCCTGCAGAGCACGATCGAGCTCGCCCCGCACCGCGGACGGCTCGCACCGCTGCGGGAGATGATCGCCGAGCGCGCGTGGGGACCCGCCGTCGACGGCGAACTTCTCCACACCGACACCCCGACCTCGATCGCCTCGGGTGTCGGCGCCGACAAGCCGCTGCTGATCGGCTCCACGGCCGACGAGTTCACGATGGTGACCGACTCCTTCGCCCACAAGCTGCGCCTCGTCCCCGCCTGGCTGGCGTTGGCGGCCCTGGGACTCGACCGGCGGCGGCGGCGCGCCTACCTGCGCCACAACCCCGGCCCCCGCGCGAAGGGCACCGCAGCCGTGCTCGGGCGCTACGTGACCGACCGCGTCTTCGGCGCGCTCGTGCCACGCGTGGCCGATGCCCGCCGATCGGCCGCTCAGACGTGGGCGTACCGGTTCACCTGGCCCTCGCCCACGATCGGCTGGGCATGCCACTGCCTCGACGTGCCGTTCTGGTTCGGACGACTCGAGGCCGACGGCGTCGCCCGGATCGCGGGGACGAATCCGCCCGCATCCCTCGCCGAACGGATGCACGCGACGGCGGTGGCCTTCATCCGCGACCACCGCACGGCGTGGACGCCGTGGGGCGAGGCGCCCGGCACCACGCAGGTCTTCGACCTCGACTCCCCGGTCGT